DNA sequence from the Macrobrachium nipponense isolate FS-2020 chromosome 26, ASM1510439v2, whole genome shotgun sequence genome:
GGTCATTCCATCCTTTAGGATATTAACAAGCCGTGAACACACTCGACACCTTTGTCTCAGCCCCATTTTCACGGCAAACCAGCCACTCTCCATTCTACAGATTCTAACACGTACTAACTGCCATCATAAAATCTTTAAATCCCTTTAAATCATTTATATTCTCAACCTCCTCACTCAGTCTTTATTGACTATCTCCTCCAAACCCATGTATGCCAGATAGGGCTGCTTCCTTTTTCTCTCGAATTATTCACGTAACTGTTTTATAGCCATCACCTGATCCAAACATCCTTCTTCCTGCCTAAAACCACACTGTTCTCCTCCTGTCAGCCCTTCTTGCATTGTCATGCTTTCTTGATGGATCCACTCTGACACTTTCCATGGTATGCTGGATAAAGGATGTTCCTATAAATTTTACACTCctgaagatatttatatatatgaatatcttgatcacgaaatatataaaactcttgCCTTTAGTAatgggtcgttaagaccgaaaggtctcggcagttctcgtttttcccGTGgcaatacctttatatatatatatatatatatataatatatatatatatatatatatagatatatatatatatatagtatatatatatagtggagagATAGAGCAGAAAACTCCACCATGATATTATTGTAGAGTTTACTTTACATACCTAAGTACGACACTAaactgacacacacatacacacacacacacacacacacatatatatataaatataatatatatatatatatatatataatatatatatatatatatatatgatatattatatcatatatatagataatagatattatgattatatatatattatattatatatatatataatatgatatccaAGAACTGCCATGAACATCGTACTAACCTTGCACTGGGCGAGATGTAGAATTTTATGCCTAAacagcattattattaatattatttattaatattattatgacagTAGATaaaacctactcatatggaacaaacacACCGAAGCGGCCATTGACTcggaaattcaatcttccaaagaatgtcggtttcaacctcccactgcagaccccacattGCAGCAGTATCTGATCATGATACagggccagtgatttttcatcgcccttgggGGAGGCACGAACccgtgacatctgagtggcatgtcacgacactagcCACCAGGATTAAAAGCTAGCCTTTTAATGTTTGTATAGGGGCAGAAtgatgaaaatgagaataaatagtTTGCCTGCAGTTCTCCAGGTTACCTAACTCCAGGTCCTTTTCGTCTTGATAACGGACCCCCAGAAAACACAAATCTCCCTCCAGTCAAACGTCTACTGAGATGAGGTTGGCCTTGTCACCTGTCCCTTAGTAGATGACCTTCCACCAGCGGGCTCTGGTAGAATGTTGCCTCTTGATCGCCTaaataatacctctctctctctctctctctctctctctctctcctacattccCCTCACTCCACCCCCAAATCCCTCTCTCCATCCTACCGCTCCCGATGGGCGTATAAAAGGACCCGAAACTCGGCTTCTTAACATCATTCGTCTGAGGTTTCCAGCACCATGAAGTCAGTAAGTGAAAGGAAAGACATTCCAGCATCTGTATGTTTCAGGTCTTCGAGACCCATATTCTTGGGACTTTAAACGTCCTGTTCTCAAAACTGGTTTGGTCGTATTCTCAGTTTTCATCGGATCCAAAGGATCACATTCCTAGGATTCGAAAAGGACTATTCTTGGGCCGCAAAAAGTCATATTTGTAGAATTGAACGGACAGCATAAGGACTTCTTCTTGAACCctcaaaatcttattttattacctTTGAATCATACAGAAGAGGAGGGGCTGCAATTTCAAAGAATGAGACTTCGTCGATTCAATTTCTTGATTCATTGACTCTAAATCTAGGGACATTTGTCTAAAACGTTATAGCTTTTACTTTATTATAATCAATAAAGTCAAAGAATGTGAGcaatctatgtttatttttttacaaacatcTATATAGATTGATTCGTTACCCTACACATTCCCAGAAGTCACATTTAAAATGGATTAGTTTTATCAAGTGAATTTTGAATGCAAAGCACttgttttgagagaaaaaaataaagatgcttTAAAACTTCTCCTCTGTCGCAGGCGATCATCGTCTTCCTCGGCCTGGTGGCCGTGTCCCTGGCCTCTCCCCAGACCCAGGACCGCGTCGTGGCCCTCCTGCGGGACGACAGAGTCGACCAGGGCGACGGCAACTTCAACTACGCCTTTGCCGCCGACAACGGCCTCGAGATGGAGGTGTCCGGCGCCCCAGGGGCAGAAGGTGCCGTCAGCATGAGAGGATATTATGTGTGAGTCGTTTCTCGAAGGAGGATCTCAGACGTCTCCTCTTCAATTATATCCTTCTCGGCTTCAGCCAATTTCttctaacgaaaaaaaaaaaaaaaaaaaaaaaaaaaaaacacattacaaATAGAAAGATTCCACTCATGAAACATCTGGATCTAGAAATGTCATCTGGAAGAAAAATCCAAAGGAATGATCAACACTTACATTTTATTGTTTCCTTTCCAGACTGCCCCTGGAATCTGGAGGAGTCACCCGCGTTGAGTTCGTGGCCGACGGAGCTGGATTCCAGCCTTCCAGCGACATCCTGCCAACTCCTCACCCTCTCCCTGAACACGTCCGGGAACTGCTCAGCATTGCTGAGGAATTCCGCAGACAGGGAGTCCAGTTCGACGACCAAGGACGACGCATCAACTAAACGTTACTTTCCAGGAATTCTAGCTGGAAGGAAGATGTTCCAGACACTGTTATAAGGGCCTCAGCAACCTGTTCCTTAAGGCTTAACGAAGGCCCTACGAAAGGTGCAAATGTGTGTATGATAGAAGTACGAAATTACGAAAATATATCTCTTGTTCAGACATCATAAAAGTGTTTCATTATTCGTGGTTTTGTGTGTTCCAGTTTCTGGAATTTTTTACCCACTTCTGGTTTCC
Encoded proteins:
- the LOC135199795 gene encoding cuticle protein AMP2-like, whose product is MKSAIIVFLGLVAVSLASPQTQDRVVALLRDDRVDQGDGNFNYAFAADNGLEMEVSGAPGAEGAVSMRGYYVLPLESGGVTRVEFVADGAGFQPSSDILPTPHPLPEHVRELLSIAEEFRRQGVQFDDQGRRIN